GATCATCCCGGCCTATCCTTTGATCTCGCGTCCTCGACTCCGCTGTTTCGGGCACATTATTAATCTCGCTcctaagatatataatatatgaaagaaatgtctaaattaaaaactgaggacttttaaaaaatcctaTCAAAAATagttgaacaaaatttatataagttttaaGATATCTTAAACATATCTttgcaaaaaagtaaaaaaataaagctgtAGTAGAATAGAAACTAAACATATATCTTAAGTTTAAAAGTTTGAGTCGTGCTTTATTCATTCCCTTCTAATTGcagcaattttgaaaataaataactgattactttacgataaaattaagaataaaattaacaaatggCCTCAGAAAGGTCGGAAATCAAGTTTATGAATATTCGCGTGAAGAAACATGGTTTCACGGGTAACCTCACATCGGCACGACGTTGCGTGCGCGTGGCGCATCGTAGGACGAAAACTTTTACTTTCTAAAGTAATAAGTAAGACGCTATCGCGCGAATTTATACGCGTACGCATACATACGTGCACACGCATGTAACGCATCCATACGCGCTAGTAAAAGCCGCATTAGGAGAAACGCCCACGAAACATATAAATGATCAAATCCGACAGTATATATTCAACATGCACGTGCACTCATCCGTACAACTAGCTCTTCGGCTCACGTGTATTTCCTTCCTATCGATTAATACGCGAAGTCGTACTCGTGCCTTTATACCGCTACACGCcttttctctaattttattatctcttgGTATAAAACGATTTTGCTTCGTGACTCATATCTACTGCGCGGACTGTATCGTAAAAGTAGTAAAACAAAGAATTTTGCAAGGTCAGGACATTAGCAGAAATTAGCGGCTATTGCCTAAACGgaaattattgtcaaaattcTTGCTCGGTGATTTGACGTGATATATCGCCGTTTATGTTTTACGTTAAATGTTTTCACTAACACGCATCGGAATCAACTTGCACGAACACGATTTCAATGTATGCTAAAATGGAACAGCGTGACATCGGTAACTGTTCACCAAAATTATCAGCACATCACGGATCGCGTGGAATTTTGCGGTTCGATCGGTAGCATCGGAACCGCGAGACAGCGGCTAATTCCTCGTTTACTCGCAATCGAAATTTTTCGCAGTTTATCGGCACGCTACAGTTATTCGTACCAGTATACAGCGTGTCTCATATTTATCGCGCGATTTCAtctacaaatttcattttataaattcttttttcaaaaatatcgaggCACCAATAATTTATGCgaccataaatattttaaagaatttattttcaaattataaaatttccttctgtgtattttaataaaactaatatttaaaaattgcttatattgtaatattatacatttgatTAAATTCTCACTCAAAAATAGTaacttttaattgataaaaattttcctttttttcgaAAGCATCTGGAAACGCCCTGTATACCGCATAACGTGTAGCTGACATCGACCGCTCCACGGTACGATGTCCCGAATCCATATTCCGTGCCAGGATGCACCTGCCTGTCCGACAAATCGCTAAAGTTATTCCGCGGTAAAGCGCAATTTAAGCTTTCATTAGAGGGAATCTGCGGTGGACAGAAGGCGAGGCTACGAAGAAGTAATCGCAATAAAGCTCGGGAAGAGAAATTTACTCGAATTCCTATCTACATCGTGCACAGAGAAAGTGCACCTCTTCCCGCTTTCATACAATTGGATCGCTTTGACTGATATTGTCACCGCGGTATTACTTATCTTTGCCGGATATCACATTGTGTCTCGTTAACTGAATAATTGAGAAGCGGAAGCAGCAGAACTGAAGTAATTGAATTGCGGTATatttacacataaatataaaatttgaatatagaaagtaattaaagaacaccacttaaaatgcaattattcaaaaagttgaaataaaaagtcattgaaattttatataaataaatcttgtcttgaaaaataaaaattgctcaaGAAATAAAGTGCTTCATTCAGGGATCCAAGGTAAGTAATGACGTATAGAAATAAAAGGCAGATAAAAGCAAGATAACGAACTGCGTGAAGAATAGAAATTGCTGATATTGCCGGCGGCAGttgatttcatattttacaataaaagtaatatgttttaatgCGCGCGTTACCTCACGCAACTTTCTCAAACGAGGTGATCGATAGATATAAGCGTACTCGCGTACACGCATGTACGCGAAGTGAGTGAGTCACGCCGAGAGACGTAACCGCCACTCGCATATAGCACAGTCTGTAATCAAATAAGATCTCCGTACAATCCAGTGAGCAGGACGAGGAGGACTGTGAAAGTGCAATCTTGCACCCCGCGTTGCCTCGAGAACTCATTGCGGTTCGAATCCGCGGGTGTGTATTACACGTAGAAATAAGCTTTTACGTAAAACTAACTGCCTAAACAgcttcttataaaaaataaatattacaagttACAGACATAATCTACTCATGTACCAAACCTTTCATGCAccgtatatattaataataattttaaaatatgatcaCGTGCGGTTCTTATCTTACGTGACGAGACACATTCACTCAAAAGTTCATTCGTCTGTATCATCTACGTGAGCCAATAAGGGTCAAACTGATCAATCAGTCGAGACTGTTTCCGGCGAGTATCTCACCGAGTGTCGCCGATGTTGGTCAAACTGACCGCAATGGCGATACCGTTACTGATTTTTAGCGCGGTTAGCACGCGAGCGGACTTGCGGACTTCAGCCGCACAATACGAGCCGCAACGTAGTCTCTTGCAAATTTGATATCTACACCTTTGACTTCGAGATACTAAGGTTTGACGTTAAAGTCTAGACAATGGAAAAAATGtggatgataaaaaattaaggcTGTCAACAAGAGCCTAAACGATGAAAACATACAtgcattttcaatttatacttaaatgtgcaattatatcaaatttcaacggtaaaaaaagtgattttaatctgttctttttttgcgGCAATTAGAAGTCGATTCCTACTTAGaagatatttatcttaaatcaGAAAAGTAAAAAGGGGAATTAGTGGTACCCTAATTGAGTGGAGAACGCTAGTTCCATGGGAGTTAACGCGATGATAGTGCCGCGCTGCAACGCGTCCGTGAAATCCGCGTCCGACACTTCCTCGGTGTTCATGGAATTCGAGACGGTTTCGGTTAGCTCACTTCCGAGCGACGTGGAAGCCGTCGACGTCACTGTCGTGCTTCGTAGATTCTCGCCTACAATATTCACGTCGTCAAGAAAAAGTACGGAAGTAAAAGTCACAATTGACGCTTCGTCTGACGCGCGCGATTTCCCATCGTATATTTCGGATTCAAAGTTATTTGATCTTGTGTTTCATCGATTTAACATGTAGAATAGAATATACATTGCGGTCACTGAACTAGTTGATACGGACGTCACTATTTtcttattagaaataaaaaatatattttaaaagtttatcgcGCTTTACAATTTCTAAATGCCAACTAATTTGTCACAATTCATTAAAAACGCacttttagattattaaataagaatacggattttttatcaattccggtgcattttcgcaataattaaaatttaagacgAATTTACTCTGACTTCGTGCTTTCGTTTCCAAAGTTAACACATGAGCGTAAACGTTACGTGCGTGATTCTATCTCGTGAATAATCCGGCAGCGAGGGAGGTGAATTCCGTGAAGTCTTACTCGGCTCCGTTCCCTCGACATCGCGATCGAAGATGCTCGCGGAGAGCACGATAGTGTTCGTAGCGGAGGTCGAAGGTTCATCAGGGTCTTCCGAGAAATAACTGGAGAGGTCCTGGTGAGATTCGCGCGTCCTTGCAACATCCGCGAGATGATGCTCGGGTTGATAAATCGAGGTATTGCTCttcgttttattttgttcgTTCAATGTAGACGCTGACAAAGAAGAAAGATATCTCTTCTTCTAaggtttaaaaatattttaatttcatcgaTGTTAAATATAGCATTTTTACCACTGTCCAGATTCACGAGTTCATCGACTTTTTCAAGAACGGGTGAATGAATTTCGCGGTGATTTACGTTCTCCACTTCGGAATCGACTTCTCTCGGGTTCTTCGATTTCATAAAACGCTTCAGGGGATTACCAAAGGTGGGCAGTTTCGATCTAATCTGTGAATCGTGTTCGTTAGACGGCATTTCTTCTTATACGCGAAGTACGTGTTTTATTCCCCTCCGCCCTTTCATATTGCACAACTGATTAAGATGCTTAATTAACGTTTCATTATGacttaattaacattttcatcTGATTTGCATAATTGCCTAGCCAttcaaaacatattattatccTACTGGCTATTCACAAAATCAAACGTTCCGTAATTGCAAATGCTGATAAAAGGAAAAActcaatattgtaaaataaaatatcagtaataattactgtaacaaataacatttgaaataaatttatccttcctttaaaatttccaatttataGCATTTCTCCTTTTCTgtatcgaataaattttatatgacaaaaatgtgcaaaattttatattaattatgtattgttGAACaacaaaagtatttatattgcagatttaattagatttttctttgtaattaatattacaaagatacgaattatttcgaatattaaCGACGATTAaaattcgcaaaaaacttgctCCGAGACATAAATTAAGTCGATTAGAATATCTAAAATcctattaaaatatctacaaTTCTAATCATTCTAATCATTCTAATCATTCATCGAGATCctaaatattacattctcACCTTCTGATTTATTGTGGAAACGAGAGATGGCTTACAAGACTTTTTACGATCAAAATGAGCATGTGATATATTCTCCACGGGCGTTTGTTGCCTGCGGGTATCTGAATTCTGAGATTTCGTAGCTTCCCTGTTAGTCGCCGTATTACTCATATCTAAATCATATCGTTGATAAAGAGGAAATGAATCAACAGTACGATCTATTTACCAATTTGAACATCGTGCACTTCGCTTTCGACTCGATAGTGCATTCAATTGAGCGACTTTTGTTCATTGCTAATTATACTGCGATGCaaacttattaattttgattacatCAAATAGATATATTCGATATACGAGAGATATAatggaatttaaaattatccaaaCAAAATTACTACTTTCTCagaatatacaatttataattaagtgtTGCAAATGTTTGCAATAACATTCTGTAAAATTTGTGCTATCTAAAATATCGTTaacttatattatacttttctttcgGAGaccaaaattatattatttttctatgtagACAAATCGACAAAcgtttctataattaaaaagataagtCTTTCCGAGAACAAAGTAAACCTTCTAAAACTAATATTGATTGTATATCATGAACTGTTGCGCACATGTAGCTGCTACTATAATTAAACATCATGTGGTCTCATGTTTACATAGATCTCTTACTTTGTTTTTCTTCACGAAACACATTCCTGAAGGGCGTACCGGCTACTTTTAATAcattacatgtatataatgATCGATGCTAAGAAACTACGTAACCTCGTCGCTTTTAAATCTCGAAGGAGGAAATCGAAAATGTCGAATCTTTGCATCAAGGTCGGAGCAACGTTAATAACatcgtaaaaaaaacacatttaacaAAACCGACAAGACAGAAGCCATTAGAGgccataaaaataattaagatttcaTGGACTTACCTGATAGGCGTAAGAAGTGCAGGGTACGTAGAATTCTCTGCTCATAATAGACGTATCGCCTGCGGCCGACGGTGAAGTCCAGCTGACGGGTCGTCCTTCGGCAAGTGTCAAAACGCCGGTGGCGCCATCTTGGTCTCGCCCGGATGGGAGCGAGTCATCAAGCTGTCACGAGCAGGCAGGATCACCGAATCCTAATCGTGGGCGCGTAGGCCATCCCTCGTCTGCTTTTTCGGGGTTCATGCACTTCACAGCCGGATGCCCGTAGCTGCGTGACTCGCGTGTCACGCGTCACGTCACGTCGTGTTGCAATGCTTCAGGCCGTTCGCGTCAGCGTCGTCGTTGGTCGATGCACGACGACGGCGACAACGACGAGGACGATGACTACAACATCAAATCCCGCGAGCTCTTATCTCGACGCGCGCGATTCACTAAAGCACACTCGGAATACACACTGTATAAATTTCACCTAACGACGTTGCCGGGTTCGTCGGCCTGACACGATCATGGCGCACTTCAGTCGATTGTCTCCGCGGGAGAAAACAGTGCCGCGGACGCGCTTCTTACGGGATCGTTGTTCGTGAAACGCGAGACAAAACGGTAACACGCTCGATTATTACGCCATTTTCGTTACGCGCAGGACGCTCTCAATTACATCTCTCATATACTCACGATAAACTACCGTTCGCGTTCACTGCCAAGTGCCAACTGAAGATGACTGAATCACGAGAGTCGATGAGATACGATTGCTACCACAGCGCAGCCCAGCGGCGGCACCACAAAGCTTTATGTCAATCGCGTCTTGTGCGCTCTACTGATAAatgttttgtataaaaattttgaaaattacatattagTAATAAATACCTTACACACAGCCTACACGCAAGTAGTGGTCCAAGTAGAAGCTTAATGTCCGCACGAGTTTTTGCGCAACAAGGATATGTGCCGCAAACGACGCAGGTCGTGTCGGCGACGCGCGCACGAGGTGGTTGTCCGGATGAGGGATgcttcctctttttctccggtcgaataataatatttcgtgGCACCAGAATCTCACCCCATGGAATTTCGACGTCATCGGACACGCAAGTTTTCTCCTCTATCGGTGGCCTTATGATTATCGGTTTTTCCAAGGCTAAATCGCTCCATGGTATTTCCACCGAAGAATCACAGATCTCTGCGTCGTCCATCTGCGTGCTTTGCAAGGTCTCTGTTATGAGCAGATCTTGCCACGGTAGTGTCATGACTGTAGATTCTCTCTTTTCGGTTTTGACGGTTTCTATTTCAGTCTCGTCTGTTTTTCGATCAATTATGGGCGTCAAAGTCGTGTCAGGACGAATGCTCATACCCGCCGCTGGCAGAGCGATGTCTCTCCAAGGTAATTCAATCTTAGAATCGCATTCTACAGACTCATTCGAGAATTCGCGGCGGAGGGTCTGCATATAGGGCTCATGCCAGATTTCTTCTTCCGGATTGTACACAAAAACTTGCCTCTTCTTCTTACAACGGTCTTTCGTTTTTTCTTTCTGCGTATAGAGCTTGACGCGGCAAGAGCACAATTGCTGGAGTTTGCTGTATTCTGTCATATCCGGTACAATTGCGAGGAATTGGATATTACACTcgttgattttttaatttttgttaatttttcaattacattCTGTAAGAGTGAAATTTTGATTTAGGTTAGTTGATTGAACATAGTTACAAACAgtgaataaaattcatttagcTCTGACGGGCTATCATCTGATCAGATCTCTATGATTGCATAATCTATGATTATACCTGTAattgtctatatttttatgatatataataaatttaatatatgaaaattgtatattcGCGTTAATTCAAgacaaatattcattaaaaattattgcctTGTAAAATACGGATTTTAGTTTCTGAATGACAAAAAAACATGATAATATCGTTGAGACACGCTAATGTGCGTGAGTAAGCTATTTGAAGCATTCGCTTTGATGACAAGCAAGAAATAGTCAAGgttatttttctattgcaatttaaatgcTAATGATTGAAAATGATCGATAatcgaagaaaatttattcatactTTCCAGTTTCCACATAGTCTTTGATGTTTTTctcatatttcaatttatcgtCGAAATACGTCATGTATAGCGAGATATACGAAGCACGCGTACACAAGTTGTGACAAGTCGTCCTCATCAGAATGTCATGTTGCGTCATCTATCGATGATGACGCGTACGAGGTTAAAAATTCACTGTTTGTCGATAAAAGGAAATCTGCGGTGATTGCCTGGCCCGTTGCAAGATTGAAAAGAATAAGCTACAGCACGAAGCGTTCCGGCGACGGTGAAAAGCCACGTGATAAAAACGCTACGAGTGCGTGAACCTCTCAATATCCGTCGCACGATTTTACTAACGACGCGTCGCGTGTTCACTGTGCGTTGCAACAGTGCACTTGACTAGCGCAGTCAGGCTACGTTTAGAAGACAGCCATCTTGCAATCCCTAATCAAAGATCCACGGCTAGCGGGTATCGCTGTCTGGTTTGCGGCCAGTTAGTATCAACACAGTTCGTCAAATGGCTTTAAAGCGAATTAATAAGGTACGTGAAGACCCGTCGATGTTTCATGTCGCGTCACGGCGTGGCCGACCGTTCTGTGCTATGGTACTGAATCCGGTCGTACGCCCTTTACGATTTCTCGCGGAGCTAGTGTAAATGAGCAATGTGAGCGAGCGTTGGAAATCACACCTGGCTCCTTTAGCGGCTTCCTCGCCGTTGTCGACACCGACAATCGTGCACCGGTGTGCGGAGATGGCGGCCGCGCCGTGCGCTTCGACAAGTCGCGTGAATTGTCTTTCACCACCCTGCTTCACTCGGGCTCGGCTGTGGTGACAGTAAGAACCCGGAGGGATTTTGTGTGATCCTACTCGAATAAATCGCcggaaataatgtaaaattgtgcATTTATACGCTTTACGCCTGAACGCGCACCGGCTAATAGATAGTTCGGgatatttttctcttgtgCATTTTGCTGTTCTTTTGTGCCTTTACGCTGCATCTATGTATCTCATAGTGCTTATGATTACATTTTCTGTGATCTACCATAAGAGCCTCACAATGtgattaataagataaagtGAGTCACTCAGTATAGTGCATCTCTGCAATATGAGTGCCAATGATATTTGATTTGTCATTTGCATTATTGATCACAGAATGGACTATGATACAGGATATATTGAGGACGaagaattcaattttaagTCCAACAAGGTCATTAAATCCAGTGAGAAACTATAACTTCTACTTTATTTTGATCATCCATGgcattttattgatataatcctataattgatataataatggATGATATAATTCTGTATAATGATgcaatattcttcaataatgtaatatcctttcttattaacattaagatatataatttttgttatgaagattatatataaatatcgcaGATAACAAATAACTTTGTCtggaaaatttctattattgtgGAGTGACATTTCATTTAGTTACTATATATGTAAGAATTATCTAGAAggttctatttatatatagtcaagtacatattaatattatgttgtacacattttcataaatatcaaAGTTCTTCGTAGAATAATAGTGCAATGTATTAGAATAAGTTATTGCACTAAAAGATGTATACTTATATGTAGTTAAACAGATTGtacgtatttctttttaacacaattttctattttgtctAACTAAAGTTTATGTTGACAATAAAATACTACGTACTCGATAACTTATAAATTCAGAGATGTTGAGAAACttttatacattgtatataaagaaatttattaaaatttgttgtataattatctatatttataatttcaggAACTTCAGGATCTCGGTAGAGATCCGCCGGCACAGTGTTCGGCTGGACCTGTAGGAGATGATTGTAAGTATTAAATctgaatatatgaaaaataaacattgaaaataatgcaatataaatgtaatatatatgttgtacTAACattataagttataaattacAGACTTAAAGCAagaattacttactttattttaattataatattttttagatgtgCCATTCGTTACTTAtacattgtaattatatagaagtaaaaatataagacaTATTATATCATGAAAGAGATTTATTGATCTGTATATAACTTTcatctaatatttttctagtATTCCACTGGCAAGCAACCATTATGGGACCAGTAAGTGAAACAtgtttttgtgaaaattttaagttttgattgagcattttattttctaataaataaaagctgttcatagaaatttatatgatgTACGGATCAGAATGTATTATTCAAAGTTTTAAGaactattttacaataaattatacaaaaactataaaaaataaatatatattgattgtaggatataatatatataataataattgaatataatatataaaataataattggacatcgaaatttttttacagccGGACAGCCCATATCAAGGAGGAGTATTTTTCCTAACAATACATTTCCCAACAGATTATCCATTCAAACCACCTAAGgtatttagataatatttttaattttacattatagaagtaagaaaaaactaattttttcataaataattttttactattcatCCTTTATAGGTCGCATTCACGACTAGAATCTATCATCCTAATATCAACAGTAATGGAAGTATTTGTTTGGATATTCTAAGATCGCAGTGGTCTCCCGCACTCACTATATCAAAGGGTATGTATATTCTTTACGAGATGCATTGATAGATAggtattttgtaaaaatgagaTCTTCAgcattattgattatttttcagtGTTATTGTCAATATGCTCCCTGCTGTGTGATCCAAATCCAGACGACCCATTGGTACCAGAGATAGCCAGGATATACAAAACTGACAGGgagaaatataatgaattGGCACGTGAATGGACGCGCAAGTATGCCATGTGATGCGCCAATCTCCGTTGACTTCAACATCCAAACACCACCAAGAAACAGCCCCAGCCTATTGCCACTTATGCATCAGCACCGATTGAAATTAGCTATGGCTCGTATACTTTTAAA
This DNA window, taken from Linepithema humile isolate Giens D197 chromosome 7, Lhum_UNIL_v1.0, whole genome shotgun sequence, encodes the following:
- the eff gene encoding ubiquitin-conjugating enzyme E2-17 kDa; the encoded protein is MALKRINKELQDLGRDPPAQCSAGPVGDDLFHWQATIMGPPDSPYQGGVFFLTIHFPTDYPFKPPKVAFTTRIYHPNINSNGSICLDILRSQWSPALTISKVLLSICSLLCDPNPDDPLVPEIARIYKTDREKYNELAREWTRKYAM
- the LOC137001042 gene encoding uncharacterized protein; translated protein: MSNTATNREATKSQNSDTRRQQTPVENISHAHFDRKKSCKPSLVSTINQKIRSKLPTFGNPLKRFMKSKNPREVDSEVENVNHREIHSPVLEKVDELVNLDSASTLNEQNKTKSNTSIYQPEHHLADVARTRESHQDLSSYFSEDPDEPSTSATNTIVLSASIFDRDVEGTEPSENLRSTTVTSTASTSLGSELTETVSNSMNTEEVSDADFTDALQRGTIIALTPMELAFSTQLGSEINNVPETAESRTRDQRIGRDDPREFFDRTLRMMIRKPICPREDEPSIY